In Daucus carota subsp. sativus chromosome 4, DH1 v3.0, whole genome shotgun sequence, one DNA window encodes the following:
- the LOC108216211 gene encoding zinc finger AN1 domain-containing stress-associated protein 12, whose translation MAESGTEAFPELGAHCQHSDCNQLDFLPFKCDACLKVFCLEHRTSKSHQCPKPDHNNRRVVVCETCSMSIEITNGEDNEKAIQEKHERSGDCDPSKKKKPTCSVKRCKEILTFSNTSTCKTCQTRVCLNHRFPADHACKNSSISSARVSRETKEKFLVAMALRNGKSCANKDGGSLSTPRNPSVKAY comes from the coding sequence ATGGCGGAATCAGGAACAGAAGCCTTTCCGGAACTGGGAGCGCATTGCCAGCACTCTGATTGCAATCAGCTCGATTTCCTTCCCTTCAAGTGTGATGCATGTCTTAAGGTCTTCTGTCTGGAACACAGAACTAGCAAATCGCATCAGTGTCCGAAGCCCGATCACAACAACAGAAGGGTGGTTGTTTGTGAGACTTGCTCCATGTCGATAGAGATCACGAATGGTGAAGACAATGAGAAGGCGATCCAGGAGAAACATGAGAGGTCAGGAGATTGTGACCCCAGCAAGAAGAAGAAGCCCACCTGTTCTGTCAAGAGGTGCAAGGAAATTTTGACCTTTTCTAATACTAGCACCTGCAAGACTTGCCAGACCAGAGTGTGTCTCAATCACCGGTTTCCAGCGGACCACGCCTGCAAAAACAGCAGTATTTCATCAGCCAGGGTTAGCCGCGAAacaaaagagaagtttttggtCGCGATGGCCTTGAGGAATGGTAAAAGCTGTGCAAATAAGGACGGTGGTTCTTTGTCTACTCCTAGGAATCCCTCTGTGAAAGCTTATTAA
- the LOC108217805 gene encoding gibberellin-regulated protein 11 yields the protein MAISKNFPASTLLLIISFLVILQLHYSDEISMNAEGFESSPASAPAPTPIPSSPLSPKIDCGERCSERCKLSSRPNLCHRACGTCCARCNCVPPGTAGNQEVCPCYANMTTHGGRKKCP from the exons ATGGCGATCTCCAAGAATTTTCCTGCTTCCACTCTTCTTcttattatttcttttcttgTAATTCTGCAGCTTCATTACAGTGATGAAATATCG ATGAACGCTGAAGGCTTTGAGAGTTCTCCGGCATCCGCACCAGCaccaacaccaatcccctcaaGCCCTCTGTCCCCCAAAATAG ATTGCGGCGAGAGATGCTCAGAAAGATGCAAGTTGTCATCAAGGCCTAATCTGTGTCATAGAGCGTGCGGGACTTGTTGCGCCCGTTGCAACTGCGTGCCTCCGGGCACTGCGGGCAATCAAGAGGTCTGCCCTTGCTACGCTAACATGACGACTCATGGTGGCCGAAAGAAGTGCCCTTAA